The Mesorhizobium sp. AR02 genomic interval GAGCGCGTATTGGATCGCCGTGGCGTCGGCGCAGCATGTCCGGCGCGGTCGGGCCGCCGGGTTCATGCAGGTCAACCACGGCAAGGCGGCGCCTCTGCGCCGCGTCAAACCTGGCGACGGCATCATCTACTATTCGCCGACCACAATTTTGGGCGAAAAGGATGGCCTGCAGGCTTTCACGGCAATCGGCACCGTGCGGGAAGGCGAGCCCTATCAGGGCGAGATGGGCGGCGGCTTCACGCCGTTTCGCCGCGACGTCGAG includes:
- a CDS encoding EVE domain-containing protein; protein product: MSAYWIAVASAQHVRRGRAAGFMQVNHGKAAPLRRVKPGDGIIYYSPTTILGEKDGLQAFTAIGTVREGEPYQGEMGGGFTPFRRDVEWMAAEEAPIKPLLDQLDFTAGKSNWGYQLRFGLFEINDHDFRLIADAMGAAKTLAEATA